From Desmodus rotundus isolate HL8 chromosome 12, HLdesRot8A.1, whole genome shotgun sequence, one genomic window encodes:
- the LAX1 gene encoding lymphocyte transmembrane adapter 1, producing the protein MDVITPTLSQIRGRTSEPGTLQVTLGRLDRAKDQSSSIISGFAGLLAILLVIAVLCILWNWNKRKKRRDPYLRVTNMFLLTLLRSRQRAKNIYDLLPRTQEELGRHQSRSIRIFSVESLLSRNSDSPHSGHVPSQAGNVLQEHRAQTHTVGIYDNATRPQMCGNLTPSAHYVNIRAPGDHPSISSEDSRDYVNVPTAEEIAESLASPNNPSGNLFILPIAPELEFTEEGDKGCANVSDCTSFWSLGTENNDPLSDEEGYSQTSNDYVNMAELDLGAIQGKQPWVSFQYCRDYENVPPADPSGSQCQAEEVTTSNTNHNEGRTDGQGTHIQFVMQSKRFLDLGDYVIYQPSAQSEDTQMKHEEEMSDEDSNDYDIVLAAKLGGGDSGQEPDTQRHGSFLVN; encoded by the exons ATGGATGTCATCACCCCAACCCTTTCTCAAATCAGAGGGAGGACGTCGGAGCCTGGCACTCTGCAGGTAACTCTCGGCAGGCTGGACAG AGCTAAAGACCAGAGCAGCAGCATCATTTCTGGGTTTGCAGGGCTCCTCGCCATCCTCCTAGTCATCGCAGTTCTCTGCATCCTGTGGAACTGGAATAAGCGGAAGAAGC GGCGAGATCCTTACCTGCGAGTTACCAACATGTTCTTGCTGACTCTGCTTCGATCCAGACAACgagccaaaaatatttatgacCTCTTGCCCCGGACGCAAGAAGAGCTAG GGAGACATCAGTCGAGGAGTATCCGTATTTTCAGTGTCGAGAGCCTCCTCTCCAGAAACTCTGACAGCCCTCACTCTGGGCATGTG CCCTCCCAAGCAGGCAATGTCCTCCAGGAGCACAGAGCCCAGACTCACACTGTGGGAATCTATGACAATGCCACCAGGCCCCAGATGTGTGGGAACCTCACTCCCTCAGCACACTATGTCAACATCAGAGCACCTGGAGACCACCCGAGCATCTCTTCAGAGGACTCAAGAGATTATGTCAACGTCCCCACAGCAGAAGAGATTGCTGAGAGTCTAGCTTCTCCCAACAACCCCTCTGGGAACCTCTTTATCCTTCCAATTGCCCCAGAGCTGGAATTTACTGAGGAAGGAGACAAGGGCTGTGCCAATGTCAGTGACTGCACCAGTTTTTGGTCTCTGGGAACTGAGAATAATGATCCACTCAGTGATGAGGAAGGTTATTCTCAGACTTCAAATGACTATGTCAACATGGCAGAGTTGGATCTTGGGGCCATCCAGGGGAAGCAGCCCTGGGTGTCTTTTCAGTACTGCAGAGATTATGAAAATGTCCCACCAGCAGATCCCAGTGGAAGCCAGTGTCAGGCAGAAGAAGTGACAACCTCAAACACAAACCACAACGAGGGCAGGACAGATGGTCAAGGGACCCACATCCAATTTGTCATGCAATCAAAGAGGTTCCTGGATTTAGGGGATTATGTGATTTATCAGCCATCTGCACAGAGTGAGGATACTCAGATGAAACATGAAGAAGAAATGTCAGATGAGGACTCTAATGACTATGACATTGTGCTTGCTGCCAAGTTAGGGGGAGGGGACTCTGGGCAGGAAccagacacacagagacatggCTCCTTCCTGGTTAATTAA